A portion of the Algimonas porphyrae genome contains these proteins:
- a CDS encoding polyprenyl synthetase family protein has product MTDFKTELAGVAHAVEQALAQHLPRPAGDHAVVTKAMRYAALGGGKRLRPFLLVEAARMLGGDTDGALLAGCALECIHVYSLIHDDLPCMDDDDLRRGKPTVHKAYDEAIAVLAGDGLLTHAFALMADARVHPDPALRLRLVAELAAASGTDGMIGGQVTDITVAEDARDTALITRLQAMKTGALIRFATKAGGLIAAAEPHDLMALDRYASALGLAFQIQDDILDVEGDMETVGKAVGKDANLGKATFVSTLGLDGAKQKARELGQTAGAALAPYGEKAQTLLGTVDFVLERRH; this is encoded by the coding sequence GTGACGGATTTCAAGACAGAACTGGCCGGGGTCGCGCATGCGGTCGAGCAGGCACTCGCTCAGCATCTGCCCAGACCGGCAGGCGACCATGCCGTGGTTACGAAAGCCATGCGATATGCGGCGCTGGGCGGCGGCAAGCGATTGCGCCCCTTTCTGCTGGTCGAGGCGGCCCGAATGCTGGGTGGAGACACGGACGGGGCGTTGCTGGCGGGATGCGCGCTGGAGTGCATACATGTCTACAGCCTGATCCATGATGATCTGCCCTGTATGGATGATGACGATCTGCGCCGGGGGAAGCCGACGGTTCACAAGGCCTATGACGAAGCGATCGCTGTGCTGGCCGGGGACGGATTGCTGACCCATGCCTTCGCGCTGATGGCGGATGCCCGCGTTCATCCGGACCCGGCCCTGCGCCTGCGCCTGGTTGCGGAACTGGCGGCCGCGTCGGGGACCGACGGCATGATCGGCGGACAAGTCACAGACATCACGGTCGCCGAAGATGCGCGTGACACGGCACTGATCACGCGTCTGCAGGCCATGAAAACGGGTGCTTTAATCCGCTTTGCGACAAAAGCGGGCGGTCTGATCGCGGCGGCGGAGCCGCATGACCTCATGGCGCTGGATCGCTACGCTTCAGCACTGGGACTCGCCTTCCAGATCCAAGACGACATTTTGGATGTCGAAGGCGACATGGAGACGGTCGGCAAGGCGGTGGGAAAAGATGCGAACCTTGGAAAGGCCACATTCGTATCCACACTGGGACTTGACGGCGCGAAACAGAAAGCGCGTGAACTTGGTCAAACCGCAGGTGCGGCTCTTGCGCCCTATGGGGAAAAGGCGCAAACGCTGTTAGGGACCGTGGATTTTGTTTTAGAGCGCCGTCACTAG
- a CDS encoding exodeoxyribonuclease VII small subunit translates to MSDTPIKDMSFEDALSELEQIVARLERGDAPLEESITIYQRGAKLKAHCEGKLKSAQLKVEKIVLASDGSAGTEAFDAD, encoded by the coding sequence GTGAGCGACACACCGATCAAGGATATGAGCTTCGAGGATGCATTGTCGGAGTTGGAACAGATCGTCGCCCGCCTCGAACGGGGCGACGCCCCGCTGGAAGAAAGCATCACAATCTATCAGCGCGGCGCAAAGCTGAAGGCGCATTGCGAAGGTAAGCTGAAATCCGCGCAGCTCAAGGTCGAGAAAATCGTTCTGGCCAGCGATGGGAGCGCGGGCACTGAAGCCTTTGACGCCGATTAA
- a CDS encoding histidine phosphatase family protein — translation MSPARQDSAAGREAAVDTIILVRHGKPALSRKVRLTWQEFRDWWIDYDAGGIKPGQLPPKKVRKWAERADIVVTSPLPRAIESARLAAGRDPDELMPALVEAALPSPPLGPLRMRPKSWGTLARILWFIGYSDGMETHAEARARANAASDTLSARAAGGHIVYVQGHGWFNRMLKGSLMARGWRCKSQNGDLHWSRRQMVRPSRTDNGAPQATGPEPNEKDTA, via the coding sequence GTGAGTCCGGCCCGGCAGGATTCCGCTGCGGGTCGCGAAGCCGCCGTCGATACGATCATCCTTGTGCGCCATGGCAAACCGGCGCTTTCACGCAAGGTCAGGCTGACCTGGCAGGAATTTCGCGACTGGTGGATCGACTATGATGCGGGCGGTATCAAACCCGGTCAATTACCGCCCAAGAAAGTTCGGAAATGGGCGGAGCGGGCGGATATCGTCGTGACCAGCCCGCTCCCGCGGGCCATAGAAAGCGCCAGGCTGGCTGCCGGGCGCGACCCGGATGAACTGATGCCCGCACTGGTCGAGGCGGCATTGCCATCGCCGCCCTTGGGACCCTTGCGGATGCGGCCCAAGAGTTGGGGCACACTGGCCCGCATTCTCTGGTTTATCGGCTATAGTGACGGGATGGAGACACATGCGGAAGCCCGCGCCCGGGCCAATGCCGCCTCTGATACGCTCTCAGCGCGTGCTGCGGGCGGACATATCGTCTATGTTCAGGGTCACGGATGGTTTAACCGCATGCTCAAGGGCAGTCTGATGGCGCGTGGCTGGCGCTGCAAGAGCCAGAACGGCGATCTTCACTGGAGCCGCCGACAGATGGTCAGGCCCAGCCGGACTGATAACGGCGCCCCCCAAGCGACAGGCCCAGAGCCTAATGAAAAGGACACAGCGTGA